A genomic region of Drosophila kikkawai strain 14028-0561.14 chromosome X, DkikHiC1v2, whole genome shotgun sequence contains the following coding sequences:
- the Cngl gene encoding uncharacterized protein Cngl isoform X7: MKLSVSAYRAHASAHKKILSSGYHSQLNYGSTGAAAASSSSSGATATGLYTMETHDHEHGAGKFVKDVARQVHDCNSDTDVISPTGTSSSGGGGGGASGGASGGGPGTSDGGHHKRHHKSSASAMARDDDNNSAAHSSDSKSPSQRKSRIGDGASDPDSDWTRSNQRWMKLRTTVQISSAIQKKPPLKREDSFLKRFSTRQIPETQETVEDTGSESASGDVDKSVKRRRRYLQKRRSVVNPDENFYFYWLMMLTVCVLYNLWTLIVRQSFPELQQAVPTFWLICDSMTDVVFILDIIVQLRTGYLEQGLMVYDDRKLACHYVHSRDFIFDMIALIPLDLLQLKMGTHPLLRFTRFFKVYRSVRFYYIVESRTVWPNLWRVVNLIHILLILAHWFGCFYFLLSEAEGFQGDWVYPYRPGDYATLTRKYLGSLYWSTLTLTTIGDLPTPETNAEPNFSVDGPRSIPRRGIKSRLLQFGSSYGYIFTIVSYLIGVFIFATIVGQVGNVITNRNANRLEFERLLDGAKTYMRHHKVPGGMKRRVLRWYDYSWSRGRIQGGGDINTALGLLPDKLKTELALHVNLSVLKKVTIFQECQPEFLHDLVLKMKAYIFTPGDSICRKGEVAREMFIIADGILEVLSETGKVLTTMKAGDFFGEIGILNLDGLNKRTADVRSVGYSELFSLSREDVLAAMKDYPDAQEILQTLGRKRLMEVRCVNKKYAKAQSDKEAAAFAAAHPHHHQSHQSHHQGQVHQSDSSENSASKKIVDKLKHDVKGFRNVLKKSRTSRKSDESLEMQPLHNTSPRGSKIMLKRMSRVRSDEKDADSAEAKDELHDKTPSPIGAGLPLLQRLRLLKEKQESIQEEPEREFSEGFPLIQRLQQLKIKNEPQANAAEPGVVMVNTPPNISSKIDSHFGGASASAVGVPGGANGSSSSTTSGGGQSLTVAQIKPIMKVSFKQKIQQLQGGGGGGGMSSSSPGPSTGAIAKKEPPKSLALAAKHEDTVTTGAGLGLGLGLGMGGPGIATISKRVVKPPGHRIDMAMGTTPSLQSDTDTDGTPIKPWSKLKLATLMSSSYTSLTNCSPTDDPGTPLKNYSLSNIPQQMDQHPRPPQRHHSARSSSRSPRHHHHHGHTHHHGHSSSSTTCSSVAGGQRREPNQLGMGMGTGTTANGATTSARRDCLRLQKPEQHLPDGELTELGGNGGRRKLYQSVFDLSPEYCGLPFVKRLKILNERQKLAELERALQTRSFSLDCSKSGPDSRVPITESLYRCYSDTSGIYSQFLSTYESTTSSTSTSISTNTSASASASASASASASASDSNSRQLLQYVPLPLSPESNETLERRKLKSILKKLQKGAGAGAGTGNGGQEEELQPGGSATNNNNNGSSSSKGPVQGQGLVQGQGLPAEPTVEGYVARHSKLLKSVTFHSTLSSPPASAKEEYPFGGGGTNNSVVIVGTDVPSATTPTLPTPNPNSRAANSAYTYPLPLPVSGLPSPISATFPVTAPETTTSAAAWSPTLTLVTPTNSPQESFAFELLHPNPGQLQQFRDRDGGLVAGVGSASASGATGTGTGSSTSATASYIVESKSQSEFHAQSTTTTDLNLNLQLRQNTTSALGLGLGQGQGLGLGQGPGPQHEGFPEAQDYFNQILSGINHVIKTHMNEMHSKFETQFSSMAGEVRRRDAIIAQLQLKLRSIEQKSSSSALQPVATSSALVLPLSRRQKKMSQLSVDDDEPAEDEDNSSSGSSAELLFMRGDSLDTVFTSSPPIQGGRRSISPGPGRGPSRHHAASANALNCPSSYYGGPGSLSSRHAQSHPSFYSGQGNGRSSSRGGGGYREWSGGGAGGGLVSGGNSGVMVSDVTGNLTRLADSVILDIGESSSSSSSSSKINMAEEEDEEDEEEAADNAAERRRRVVVEEEEEDDEGEAAAAGQNRAGHNDWEVQMLAAEMERQERKRGHSLNPDNLGELRHCSTLLRRRRKFSDTETEFSETDMDDQLMARAGGGAGAGAAGATSSTTSAGHQSGSQRPRASSLDQFNLRYGIGRGIFKAMSIDRDKDKL, translated from the exons ATGAAACTGAGCGTGAGCGCGTATCGGGCGCATGCATCCGCACACAAGAAGATCCTCTCCAGCGGCTATCACTCGCAGCTCAACTACGGCAGCACTGGAGCGGCAGCGGcatcctcctcgtcgtcgggGGCCACTGCAACGGGCCTATATACG ATGGAAACGCACGACCACGAGCACGGAGCGGGCAAATTCGTCAAGGATGTGGCCCGCCAGGTGCACGACTGCAACAGCGACACCGATGTCATCAGTCCCACGGGCACTAGTAGctccggcggcggcggtggaggtGCCAGCGGTGGAGCCAGCGGCGGCGGGCCTGGGACAAGCGATGGCGGCCACCACAAGCGGCATCATAAGAGCAGTGCGTCGGCAATGGCCCGggacgacgacaacaacagtGCGGCCCACTCCTCGGACAGCAAAAGTCCCAGTCAGCG GAAATCGCGTATCGGAGATGGAGCTTCAGATCCAGATTCCGATTG GACGCGATCGAACCAACGCTGGATGAAGCTGCGCACCACGGTGCAAATCTCATCGGCGATACAGAAGAAACCACCGCTCAAGCGCGAAGACTCCTTCCTGAAGCGTTTCTCGACTAGACAGATACCCGAAACACAG gaaaCTGTTGAAGACACGGGTTCAGAAAGTGCCTCCGGTGACGTCGACAAGAGTGTTAAGCGACGGCGACGCTATCTGCAGAAACGACGATCCGTCGTTAATCCAGATGAGAATTTTTACTTCTATTGGTTAATGATGTTAACTGTATGTGTTCTATATAACCTATGGACCCTAATTGTGAGGCAGAGCTTTCCCGAGCTGCAG CAAGCTGTGCCCACGTTCTGGCTCATCTGCGACTCGATGACAGATGTTGTATTTATCCTAGATATAATAGTTCAATTACGCACAGGCTATCTGGAGCAGGGCCTTATG GTATACGACGACAGGAAGCTGGCCTGCCACTATGTCCACTCGCGCGACTTCATCTTCGATATGATAGCGCTAATACCATTGGATCTGCTGCAGCTCAAGATGGGCACACATCCGCTCTTGCGTTTTACGCGCTTTTTTAAA GTTTATCGATCTGTGAGATTTTATTACATCGTAGAGAGTAGAACAGTTTGGCCAAATTTATGGCGCGTTGTTAACCTAATTCATATCCTGTTAATACTGGCACACTGGTTCGgttgtttctattttttactCTCCGAGGCGGAGGGTTTTCAG GGCGATTGGGTGTATCCATATCGACCCGGGGACTATGCGACCCTGACGCGCAAATATTTGGGCAGCCTGTACTGGTCGACATTGACCCTGACGACCATCGGGGATCTGCCCACGCCGGAGACGAATGCGGA ACCGAACTTTTCGGTGGACGGCCCACGATCAATACCTAGGCGAGGCATCAAGTCGCGACTGCTTCAGTTTGGCTCTAGCTATGG ATATATTTTTACGATCGTTAGCTATTTGATTGGTGTTTTTATCTTCGCGACCATCGTCGGCCAGGTGGGCAATGTGATAACTAACCGTAATGCGAATCGCCTGGAGTTTGAGCGCCTGCTGGACGGGGCCAAGACGTACATGCGCCATCACAAg GTGCCCGGCGGCATGAAGCGTCGCGTGCTGCGTTGGTACGACTATAGTTGGTCCCGCGGCAGGATACAGGGCGGCGGTGACATCAACACGGCGCTGGGCCTGCTCCCTGATAAACTGAAAACCGAACTGGCCTTACATGTCAATCTCAGTGTGCTGAAGAAGGTGACCATATTCCAGGAGTGCCAACCAGAGTTCCTCCACGACCTGGTCCTCAAAATGAAGGCCTACATCTTTACGCCGGGCGATTCCATTTGTCGAAAGGGTGAGGTGGCCCGCGAGATGTTCATCATTGCGGATGGCATTTTGGAGGTGCTCAGTGAGACGGGCAAGGTTCTGACCACCATGAAGGCGGGTGATTTTTTTGGCGAGATCGGCATACTCAATCTGGATGGATTGAACAA ACGCACGGCGGATGTTCGTTCCGTGGGCTACTCGGAGCTGTTTTCGCTCTCCCGCGAGGATGTCCTGGCTGCCATGAAGGACTATCCCGATGCCCAAGAGATCCTGCAAACGCTGGGCCGCAAGCGCCTGATGGAGGTTCGGTgtgtgaacaaaaaatatgctaAGGCTCAGAGCGACAAGGAAGCGGCAGCCTTTGCAGCCGCCCATCCGCATCACCATCAGAGCCACCAGAGCCATCACCAGGGACAGGTGCATCAGAGCGATAGCAGCGAGAACAGTGCCTCCAAGAAGATCGTGGACAAGCTGAAGCACGATGTCAAGGGGTTCCGCAATGTGCTCAAGAAGTCCAG GACCTCTAGAAAGAGCGACGAATCCTTGGAAATGCAGCCACTGCATAATACATCGCCGCGCGGCAGCAAGATCATGCTGAAGCGCATGTCCCGCGTCCGATCCGACGAGAAGGATGCGGACAGTGCCGAGGCCAAGGACGAGCTGCACGACAAGACCCCCAGCCCGATTGGCGCcgggctgccgctgctgcagcgCCTGCGGCTGCTCAAGGAAAAGCAG GAATCGATCCAGGAGGAGCCCGAACGCGAGTTCAGCGAAGGCTTTCCCCTGATCCAGCGACTGCAGCAGTTGAAAATTAAGAACGAGCCGCAGGCCAACGCCGCTGAACCCGGCGTCGTCATG GTCAACACGCCGcccaacatcagcagcaagaTCGATTCGCACTTCGGAGGAGCCTCTGCCTCGGCCGTGGGAGTGCCTGGCGGAGCCAACGGCAGCTCCAGCTCGACCACGTCCGGAGGTGGACAATCGCTGACGGTGGCCCAGATCAAGCCCATCATGAAGGTGTCCTTCAAGCAGAAGATCCAGCAGTTgcagggcggcggcggcggtggaggaATGTCCAGCAGCTCGCCGGGTCCAAGTACTGGAGCCATTGCCAAAAAGGAGCCGCCCAAGTCGCTCGCCTTGGCGGCCAAGCATGAGGATACGGTCACAACTGGAGCGGGTCTAggcttgggtttgggtttgggaaTGGGCGGTCCTGGCATAGCCACCATATCGAAGAGGGTGGTGAAACCGCCAGGCCATCGGATAGACATGGCCATGGGCACAACGCCATCACTACAATCGGACACCGACACCGACGGCACACCCATCAAGCCCTGGTCCAAGCTGAAGCTGGCCACGCTCATGTCCTCCAGCTACACCAGCCTGACCAACTGCTCGCCCACGGATGACCCCGGGACGCCGCTGAAGAACTACTCGCTGAGCAACATACCGCAGCAGATGGATCAGCATCCGCGACCACCGCAGCGCCATCATAGCGCCAGGAGCAGTTCACGTTCGCCGCGGCATCATCACCACCATGGCCATACGCATCATCATGGCCACAGCTCCTCCAGCACCACATGCTCCTCGGTAGCCGGTGGCCAGCGGCGGGAGCCCAATCAgctgggaatgggaatgggaacggGAACGACAGCCAATGGTGCCACCACCTCCGCCAGGCGGGATTGCCTGCGCCTGCAGAAGCCCGAACAGCATCTGCCCGACGGCGAACTGACCGAGCTGGGCGGCAATGGCGGACGAAGGAAGCTCTACCAGAGCGTTTTTGATCTGTCGCCAGAATACTGCGGTCTGCCCTTTGTCAAGCGCCTGAAGATTCTCAACGAGCGCCAGAAGCTGGCCGAGCTGGAGCGAGCCCTCCAGACGCGCAGCTTCAGCCTGGACTGCTCCAAGTCCGGCCCGGATAGCCGGGTGCCGATCACGGAGTCGCTGTATCGCTGCTATAGCGACACCTCCGGCATCTACTCGCAGTTCCTCAGCACGTATGAGTCCACCACAAGTTCCACCTCCACCTCGATATCCACGAATACATCAGCATCGGCGTCGGCCTCGGCCTCAGCCTCGGCTTCTGCTTCCGCCTCGGACAGCAACTCCAGGCAGCTGCTGCAGTATGTCCCACTGCCACTCAGTCCCGAGTCCAATGAGACGCTGGAGCGGCGCAAGCTGAAGAGCATACTCAAGAAGCTGCAGAAGGGCGCAGGCGCAGGCGCAGGCACAGGCAACGGagggcaggaggaggagctccaGCCAGGAGGATCAGCaacgaacaacaacaacaatggcagcagcagctcaaaGGGGCCGGTACAGGGACAGGGCTTGGTACAGGGTCAAGGGCTGCCCGCGGAGCCCACCGTGGAAGGGTACGTGGCTAGGCACAGTAAGCTCTTGAAGAGTGTAACCTTCCATTCCACTCTTTCCAGCCCGCCCGCCAGTGCCAAGGAGGAGTATCCCTTCGGCGGCGGTGGGACTAATAATAGCGTTGTTATTGTTGGTACCGATGTACCGAGTGCCACTACACCTACACTTCCAACACCTAATCCAAATTCGCGCGCGGCCAACAGTGCGTATACGTATCCACTTCCGCTTCCGGTCAGCGGTCTTCCGTCTCCGATTTCAGCCACATTTCCGGTTACGGCTCCGGAAACGACAACAAGTGCCGCCGCCTGGTCGCCGACGTTGACGTTGGTAACGCCCACGAATTCGCCGCAGGAGAGTTTCGCGTTCGAGCTGCTGCATCCCAATCCCGGCCAGCTGCAGCAGTTTCGTGATCGCGATGGCGGACTCGTTGCTGGCGTTGGCAGCGCCTCAGCGTCCGGCGCTACCGGTACCGGTACCGGTTCCTCGACATCGGCAACCGCCTCATACATCGTGGAGTCCAAGTCGCAGAGCGAGTTCCATGCACagtccaccaccaccacagatttgaatttgaatttgcaGCTCAGGCAGAACACGACCAGTGCGCTGGGACTGGGCttgggacagggacagggactgggactgggacagGGTCCAGGGCCGCAACACGAAG GCTTCCCGGAGGCACAGGACTACTTCAATCAGATACTCAGCGGCATCAATCACGTGATCAAGACGCACATGAACGAGATGCACTCCAAATTCGAGACGCAGTTCTCCAGCATGGCCGGCGAAGTGCGGCGTCGCGATGCCATCATTGCCCAGCTGCAACTCAAATTGCGCTCCATCGAGCAGAAATCCTCGTCTTCAGCGCTTCAACCGGTGGCCACATCCTCCGCCTTGGTCCTGCCGCTTAGCCGGCGCCAGAAGAAGATGTCCCAGTTGTCGGTGGACGATGATGAGCCGGCCGAGGACGAGGATAACAGCAGTTCTGGCTCCTCGGCGGAGCTACTGTTTATG CGCGGCGACTCTCTGGACACGGTGTTCACCTCATCGCCACCCATTCAGGGCGGCAGGCGCAGCATATCGCCGGGTCCTGGCCGGGGTCCCAGCCGCCATCATGCCGCCTCGGCGAATGCTTTAAATTGTCCCAGCAGCTACTACGGTGGACCAGGATCGCTGAGCTCACGGCATGCCCAGAGCCATCCTAGCTTCTACTCTGGCCAGGGCAATggacgcagcagcagccgtgGCGGCGGAGGCTATCGCGAATGGAGTGGAggcggagcaggaggaggtcTGGTCAGCGGTGGCAATAGCGGCGTTATGGTCTCGGATGTCACTGGTAATTTGACACGACTGGCGGATAGCGTTATTCTGGACATTGGCgagagctccagctccagttctTCGTCCAGCAAGATCAACAtggccgaggaggaggacgaggaggatgaggaggaggcggcggatAATGCGGCAGAGCGACGCAGAAGAGTTGTggtcgaggaggaggaggaggacgacgagggggaggcggcggcggcaggtCAAAATCGAGCGGGCCACAACGACTGGGAAGTGCAGATGCTGGCCGCCGAGATGGAGCGGCAGGAGCGAAAGCGCGGTCACTCGCTCAATCCCGACAATCTCGGCGAGCTGAGACACTGCAGCACGCTGCTGCGGCGTCGCCGCAAGTTCAGCGATACGGAAACAGAGTTCAGTGAAACGGATATGGATGATCAGCTAATGGCTCGAGCgggcggaggagcaggagcaggagcagcgggAGCAACCAGCTCTACGACTTCGGCAGGCCATCAGAGCGGCAGCCAGCGGCCTAGGGCCTCCAGTTTGGATCAGTTCAACCTGCGCTATGGGATCGGGCGCGGCATCTTTAAAGCAATGAGCATCGATCGTGACAAAGACAAGCTTTGA